From Vibrio crassostreae, one genomic window encodes:
- a CDS encoding helix-turn-helix domain-containing protein — MSKYSRELKCIIAKQYLDGTSSLCLAKQYSISSRQIRYWAQVFAIHGTDSFLPTKHAASAQTKRKALNLMWTNEWSLTHTSAVLNLSSPGILSVWLKRFNELGIKGLKMRQKGRPSMKQQPQRTTKPDNEMTLEELKEELVYLRTENAVLKKLEELEQEKNRRTKKKRS, encoded by the coding sequence ATGTCCAAATATAGCCGAGAGCTAAAATGTATCATTGCTAAGCAATATTTAGATGGCACGTCATCTCTCTGCTTAGCAAAACAATATTCAATCTCTTCAAGACAGATACGGTATTGGGCTCAAGTCTTTGCCATCCATGGTACTGATTCATTTTTACCAACTAAGCATGCTGCCTCTGCTCAGACAAAGCGAAAAGCATTGAATTTAATGTGGACGAATGAATGGTCTCTCACGCACACTAGCGCTGTATTAAACCTCTCATCCCCTGGGATACTCTCTGTCTGGCTCAAACGATTTAATGAGCTGGGTATCAAAGGGCTCAAAATGCGCCAGAAAGGAAGACCCTCAATGAAACAGCAACCTCAACGTACCACTAAGCCTGATAATGAAATGACGCTTGAGGAGCTAAAAGAGGAGTTGGTCTACTTACGAACCGAGAATGCCGTTCTAAAAAAGTTGGAAGAGTTGGAGCAGGAAAAAAACCGTCGAACAAAGAAAAAGCGGTCATAG
- a CDS encoding IS3 family transposase, with the protein MALTLKGKYPLKHLLHTLQLAKSVFYYQAQTSKRPNSYERELRLIKSIYHEHKGRYGYRRIHLELKNQGVVLNHKTVQRLMAQLNLKSTVRIKKYRSYRGESGTAAPNVLERDFSATQPDEKWVTDVTEFKVKEQKVYLSPIVDLFTQEVVAYRVAQNACLPLVTDMLTEAISKLKPNSKPIIHSDQGWQYRHRQYQKKVAESGLTQSMSRKGNCLDNAVAENFFALLKTEMYHNQSFEDADALIEQIKEYIEYYNTKRIKVKLKGLTPIEYRTQALKAA; encoded by the coding sequence ATAGCTCTAACTCTTAAAGGCAAGTACCCACTAAAGCACTTACTGCACACTCTACAGCTGGCAAAAAGTGTCTTTTATTATCAGGCTCAAACGAGCAAGCGCCCAAATAGCTACGAACGTGAGCTGCGGTTGATAAAGTCAATTTATCATGAACATAAGGGTCGATACGGCTACCGCCGTATTCACTTGGAACTAAAAAATCAGGGGGTCGTGCTTAATCACAAAACGGTTCAAAGACTTATGGCTCAGCTGAACCTTAAATCGACAGTCAGGATTAAAAAGTATCGTTCATACCGAGGAGAGTCTGGAACAGCAGCTCCCAACGTGCTTGAAAGAGATTTTAGTGCGACTCAACCCGACGAAAAGTGGGTAACTGATGTCACGGAGTTCAAAGTCAAAGAGCAGAAAGTATACTTGTCTCCCATTGTCGACTTGTTTACTCAGGAAGTGGTTGCTTATAGAGTGGCCCAAAATGCCTGCTTGCCGCTTGTCACGGATATGCTGACGGAGGCTATATCAAAGCTGAAACCCAACTCAAAGCCAATTATACACAGCGATCAAGGTTGGCAATATCGCCATCGACAGTATCAGAAAAAGGTAGCGGAGAGTGGGTTAACGCAAAGCATGTCGAGAAAAGGTAACTGCTTGGATAATGCGGTTGCTGAAAACTTTTTTGCTTTACTCAAAACAGAGATGTATCACAACCAAAGCTTTGAAGATGCAGATGCTCTGATAGAGCAAATTAAAGAATACATCGAGTACTACAATACCAAACGTATAAAAGTGAAACTAAAAGGCCTGACTCCGATAGAATATCGAACTCAGGCCTTGAAAGCCGCTTAA
- a CDS encoding O-acetylhomoserine aminocarboxypropyltransferase/cysteine synthase family protein gives MKDETLSIHFGYETDPTTKSVATPIYQTVAYEFDDAQHGADLFNLAVPGNIYTRIMNPTNDVLEKRMAALEGGIAGLVVSAGSAAINYAIQTLAQIGDNIVSTPQLYGGTYTLFAHMLPNQGIEVRFAKDDKPESLAALIDEKTKAVYCESIGNPAGNIIDLERVAELAHAQGVPVIVDNTVATPVLCKPIDFGADIVVHSLTKYVGGHGTTLGGVIVDSGKFPWAEHKERFPVFNQPEPSYHGVVYTEAFGEAAFIGRARTVPLRNTGAALSPMNAFMLMQGLETLSLRMERHTENALKVAEYLSQHEKVSWVSYAGLPSSEFYPLAEKYMQGKPSAILSFGLKDGYEAGVRFYDALQIFKRLVNIGDAKSLACHPASTTHRQLSEAEQKQAGVSPEMIRLSVGIEHIDDILADLEQALSA, from the coding sequence ATGAAAGACGAAACACTCTCGATTCACTTCGGCTACGAAACTGATCCAACAACCAAATCGGTTGCCACACCTATTTACCAAACCGTCGCTTACGAATTCGATGACGCACAACATGGCGCCGACCTGTTTAACCTTGCGGTGCCAGGTAATATCTACACACGGATAATGAATCCAACCAATGATGTGTTAGAAAAACGCATGGCAGCCTTAGAAGGGGGGATTGCAGGCTTAGTGGTAAGTGCGGGCAGTGCTGCGATCAACTACGCGATTCAGACGTTGGCGCAAATCGGTGACAACATTGTCTCAACGCCTCAGCTTTACGGTGGTACTTACACCCTATTTGCTCACATGTTGCCAAACCAAGGAATTGAAGTTCGTTTTGCTAAAGACGACAAACCAGAAAGCTTAGCGGCACTGATCGATGAAAAAACCAAGGCGGTTTACTGTGAAAGTATTGGTAACCCTGCTGGTAATATCATCGACTTAGAACGTGTTGCAGAACTTGCCCACGCACAAGGAGTGCCTGTGATTGTTGATAACACAGTCGCGACGCCTGTGCTGTGTAAACCTATCGATTTTGGTGCTGACATCGTGGTGCACTCACTAACCAAATACGTGGGTGGTCACGGTACAACGTTAGGTGGCGTGATTGTCGATTCAGGAAAATTCCCATGGGCAGAGCACAAAGAGCGCTTCCCTGTTTTTAATCAGCCAGAGCCTTCTTATCATGGCGTGGTTTATACCGAGGCATTTGGTGAGGCTGCGTTTATTGGTCGAGCTAGAACGGTTCCCCTACGTAATACAGGTGCAGCACTGTCGCCAATGAATGCTTTCATGTTGATGCAAGGCTTGGAGACATTGTCGTTACGTATGGAGCGACACACAGAGAATGCATTGAAAGTGGCAGAATACCTCAGCCAACACGAAAAAGTCAGTTGGGTAAGCTACGCTGGTCTGCCTAGCTCAGAATTCTACCCGCTTGCTGAAAAATACATGCAGGGTAAGCCATCGGCTATTCTATCTTTTGGCTTGAAGGACGGTTATGAAGCTGGTGTCCGCTTCTACGACGCGCTACAAATCTTCAAGCGCCTAGTGAACATTGGTGATGCCAAGTCTCTGGCTTGCCACCCTGCTTCTACAACACACCGTCAGCTAAGCGAAGCAGAACAAAAGCAAGCCGGTGTATCACCAGAGATGATTCGCCTCTCAGTAGGTATCGAGCACATTGACGATATCTTGGCTGACCTAGAGCAAGCACTTAGCGCTTAA
- the rpoD gene encoding RNA polymerase sigma factor RpoD, with protein MDQNPQSQLKLLVIKGKEQGYLTYAEVNDHLPAEIVDSEQVEDIIQMINDMGIKVVETAPDADDLALNDDDANIDEDAAEAAAAALSSVESEIGRTTDPVRMYMREMGTVELLTREGEIDIAKRIEDGINTVQLSVAEYPGTIPYILEQFDRVQAEEIRLTDLINGFVDPDDDGTAAPTATHIGSELAETDLEDEDKEDAEDDEEEEEEDTGIDPELALEKFTALRTSYQNRQLAINEYGHESPKAMLATTMMQDVFKEFRLTPKQFDYLVNELRNSMDRVRTQERLIMRQTVEYGKMPKKSFIALFTGNESSEAWLDEVLASDKPYAEKIKRNEHDIRRSIQKLDMIERETSLTVQSIKDISRRMSIGEAKARRAKKEMVEANLRLVISIAKKYTNRGLQFLDLIQEGNIGLMKAVDKFEYRRGYKFSTYATWWIRQAITRSIADQARTIRIPVHMIETINKLNRISRQMLQEMGREPLPEELAERMQMPEDKIRKVLKIAKEPISMETPIGDDEDSHLGDFIEDTTLELPLDSATATSLRGATKDVLAGLTPREAKVLRMRFGIDMNTDHTLEEVGKQFDVTRERIRQIEAKALRKLRHPSRSETLRSFLDE; from the coding sequence ATGGATCAAAATCCGCAGTCACAGCTTAAATTACTTGTTATTAAAGGCAAGGAACAAGGCTATCTGACCTACGCCGAAGTAAACGACCACCTACCTGCAGAAATCGTGGATTCTGAACAGGTAGAAGACATCATTCAAATGATTAACGACATGGGTATCAAGGTAGTTGAAACTGCACCTGATGCTGATGATCTAGCACTTAATGATGACGATGCCAATATAGATGAAGATGCAGCCGAAGCTGCAGCTGCTGCGCTTTCAAGCGTAGAAAGCGAGATTGGCCGTACTACTGACCCAGTTCGTATGTACATGCGTGAAATGGGTACAGTTGAACTACTGACTCGTGAAGGCGAAATCGACATTGCGAAGCGTATTGAAGATGGTATCAATACAGTTCAACTATCGGTTGCTGAGTACCCAGGCACTATTCCATACATCTTGGAACAGTTTGACCGCGTACAAGCAGAAGAGATTCGCTTAACAGACCTAATCAATGGCTTTGTTGACCCAGACGACGATGGCACAGCTGCGCCAACGGCGACTCACATCGGTTCAGAACTTGCTGAAACTGATCTGGAAGACGAAGACAAAGAAGACGCAGAAGACGACGAGGAAGAGGAAGAAGAAGATACAGGTATCGATCCTGAGCTTGCTCTTGAGAAGTTCACAGCACTTCGTACTAGCTACCAGAATCGTCAACTAGCGATCAACGAGTACGGCCATGAAAGCCCGAAAGCAATGCTTGCAACGACAATGATGCAAGACGTATTCAAAGAGTTCCGTCTAACACCAAAACAGTTTGATTACCTAGTAAACGAACTGCGTAACTCTATGGATCGTGTACGTACTCAAGAACGCCTAATCATGCGTCAAACGGTTGAGTACGGCAAAATGCCGAAGAAATCTTTCATTGCTCTATTTACTGGCAACGAATCTAGCGAAGCATGGTTGGATGAAGTTCTTGCTTCAGACAAGCCATACGCAGAAAAGATTAAACGTAACGAGCACGACATCCGTCGCTCTATCCAAAAGCTGGATATGATCGAACGTGAAACGTCTCTTACTGTTCAAAGCATCAAAGATATCAGCCGTCGCATGTCTATCGGTGAAGCGAAAGCTCGTCGTGCGAAGAAAGAGATGGTTGAAGCGAACTTACGTCTAGTAATCTCGATTGCTAAGAAGTACACAAACCGTGGTCTACAATTCCTGGATCTAATCCAAGAAGGTAACATCGGTCTGATGAAAGCGGTAGATAAGTTTGAATACCGTCGTGGTTACAAGTTCTCTACTTACGCTACTTGGTGGATCCGTCAAGCAATCACTCGTTCGATTGCCGACCAAGCTCGTACTATCCGTATTCCGGTTCACATGATCGAAACGATCAACAAACTAAACCGTATCTCTCGTCAAATGCTACAAGAGATGGGTCGTGAACCACTTCCGGAAGAGTTGGCTGAGCGCATGCAAATGCCTGAAGACAAGATCCGTAAAGTACTGAAAATCGCTAAAGAGCCAATCTCAATGGAGACACCGATCGGTGACGACGAAGATTCGCACCTAGGTGATTTCATCGAGGATACAACGCTAGAACTACCTCTAGACTCTGCAACGGCAACCAGCCTACGCGGTGCAACTAAAGACGTTCTTGCAGGCCTAACACCTCGTGAAGCTAAAGTACTGCGTATGCGTTTCGGTATCGACATGAACACTGACCACACTCTTGAAGAGGTTGGTAAACAGTTCGACGTAACTCGTGAACGTATCCGTCAGATCGAAGCAAAAGCACTGCGTAAACTTCGTCACCCAAGCCGCTCAGAAACTCTGCGTAGCTTCCTAGACGAGTAA